The proteins below come from a single uncultured Methanobrevibacter sp. genomic window:
- a CDS encoding peptidylprolyl isomerase → MKVAIIETEKGTIELELFEKDAPNTVANFEKLIKKGFYDGLTFHRVIPDFVIQGGCPNGNGTGGPGYTIKCETEGNPNKHGTGALSMAHAGKDTGGSQFFITHSPQPHLDGVHTVFGKVIGNGMDVVNKIQQGDKMLHLHVEER, encoded by the coding sequence ATGAAAGTTGCAATAATTGAAACTGAAAAAGGAACAATTGAATTAGAATTATTCGAAAAAGATGCTCCAAATACTGTAGCAAACTTTGAAAAACTTATAAAAAAAGGATTTTATGATGGATTAACATTCCACAGAGTTATCCCTGACTTTGTTATTCAAGGAGGATGTCCTAACGGAAATGGAACTGGAGGACCTGGTTACACCATTAAATGTGAAACTGAAGGAAATCCAAATAAACATGGAACTGGTGCACTTTCAATGGCTCATGCAGGTAAAGATACTGGAGGAAGCCAATTCTTCATTACACATTCCCCACAACCACACTTAGACGGAGTACACACCGTATTTGGTAAAGTTATTGGTAACGGTATGGATGTTGTAAATAAAATTCAACAAGGAGACAAAATGCTCCATTTACATGTTGAAGAAAGATAG
- a CDS encoding aspartate aminotransferase family protein, which translates to MNTNELIEAEDKYFINTFTRQPIVLDHGKGVKVWDKDGNEYIDMFAGIAVNALGHAHPKLVNALQGQVEKLIHISNIYYNEPAIEYAKKLLPLTEFDRMFYANSGAEANEGAIKLALKYTGKSEIITAKDSFHGRTLLTLAATGHDEYKEPYLKNLPQGFIEVPYNDIEAIKEAISDETAAIMLEPIQGEGGVNVPSQEYFDEIAKICEENNILLILDEVQTGFGRCGTLFAHELFDIKADIMSIAKGVGGGVPMGAFLTTEKVASGFVPGDHGTTFGGGPLVCAAANAVLDTILDENLLENSKKVGSYFKDKLNELKEKHDVIADVRGHGLMIGVELTQNGAEYVDKLREMGFLINCTAGNVLRFVPPLIINTEEIDEFVEALDKAL; encoded by the coding sequence ATGAACACAAATGAACTTATTGAAGCTGAAGATAAATATTTTATTAACACTTTTACAAGACAACCAATTGTTTTAGATCATGGTAAAGGTGTAAAAGTATGGGATAAAGATGGAAATGAATATATTGACATGTTTGCAGGAATTGCTGTAAATGCTTTAGGACATGCACATCCTAAATTAGTTAATGCACTTCAAGGTCAAGTAGAAAAGCTTATTCATATTTCAAACATTTACTATAATGAACCAGCTATTGAATATGCTAAAAAATTACTTCCTTTAACAGAATTTGATAGAATGTTCTATGCAAATAGTGGTGCAGAAGCTAATGAAGGAGCTATTAAGTTAGCTTTAAAATACACAGGTAAAAGTGAAATTATCACTGCTAAAGATTCTTTTCATGGAAGAACTTTATTAACATTAGCTGCTACAGGTCATGATGAATATAAGGAACCTTATTTAAAAAATCTTCCTCAAGGTTTTATTGAAGTTCCATATAATGATATTGAAGCTATTAAAGAAGCTATAAGTGATGAAACTGCAGCTATCATGCTTGAACCAATTCAAGGTGAAGGTGGAGTAAATGTTCCATCTCAGGAGTATTTTGATGAAATAGCTAAAATTTGTGAAGAAAATAATATTCTTTTAATTTTAGATGAGGTTCAAACAGGTTTTGGAAGATGTGGAACTTTATTTGCTCATGAACTTTTTGATATAAAAGCAGATATTATGAGTATAGCTAAAGGTGTTGGAGGAGGAGTGCCTATGGGAGCATTTCTAACAACTGAAAAAGTAGCTAGTGGTTTTGTACCTGGAGATCATGGAACTACTTTTGGAGGAGGTCCTTTAGTTTGTGCTGCAGCTAACGCTGTTTTAGACACAATTTTAGATGAAAATTTATTAGAAAATAGTAAGAAAGTTGGATCTTACTTTAAAGATAAATTAAATGAGTTAAAAGAAAAACATGATGTTATTGCTGATGTTAGAGGTCATGGTTTAATGATTGGTGTTGAATTAACTCAAAACGGTGCAGAATATGTTGATAAATTAAGAGAAATGGGATTCTTAATTAACTGTACTGCAGGTAATGTTTTAAGATTTGTTCCACCTCTCATAATTAATACTGAAGAAATTGATGAATTTGTTGAAGCTTTAGATAAAGCTCTTTAA
- a CDS encoding NUDIX domain-containing protein has translation MDKPYGLTMRGIVKNKNNEILLVRRHPKSRTNPHKWELPGGKVDPGEFFDEALIREIKEETNLDGSVGDFYEAIQDDYIHKRTVQVIMYLKNITGDVAISDEHDDWMWADLEKIKTLSLSTAFEKVLKKKNWEI, from the coding sequence ATGGACAAACCATATGGTCTTACAATGAGAGGAATCGTTAAAAATAAAAATAATGAAATATTACTAGTTAGAAGACATCCAAAATCTAGAACAAACCCTCATAAATGGGAATTACCTGGAGGAAAAGTAGATCCTGGAGAATTCTTTGATGAAGCATTAATTAGAGAAATAAAAGAAGAAACAAATCTAGATGGATCAGTTGGAGACTTTTATGAAGCAATACAAGATGATTATATCCACAAAAGAACTGTACAGGTTATCATGTATTTAAAAAATATTACTGGAGATGTAGCAATCAGTGATGAACATGATGACTGGATGTGGGCAGATTTAGAAAAAATAAAAACATTAAGCTTATCAACAGCTTTTGAAAAAGTATTAAAAAAGAAAAATTGGGAAATTTAA
- a CDS encoding acyltransferase: MEINGRIRYVDQLRAVSILFLIAINIAMVFKYKSVGNLQEYVIFTTFGFGVPIFLMLLGLLMIDRDYSDIGKFIKTDFIRIFIPFLIWNALLALLMTASAGKLGFNVSCVNYFISKFMTQHWYAWMLLGLYLSLPIFAPYVRATKLKGAKYFLILAISASLIYQLIAYIGSPTYFNLTFFIGPVLYMFLGYYLENHKFNIKSKWLILIGFIIFLITTIYMINFDIFVNGIQKTIFLHHYNFLTENYVDVSVVAILQATGVFLMIKYLNDPKLQDNVILKRIHNSKKFNFSIITISRSCYGVYLLNQSLLLILTTFVDISFLDNIVGIVLLTFILAFLCCAIILGLIELGVPSKYIGYD, translated from the coding sequence ATGGAAATAAATGGAAGAATAAGATATGTTGACCAATTAAGAGCAGTTAGTATACTGTTTTTAATTGCAATAAACATAGCAATGGTTTTTAAGTATAAAAGTGTAGGAAATTTACAAGAATATGTTATCTTCACAACTTTTGGGTTTGGTGTACCAATATTTCTCATGCTTTTAGGTTTATTAATGATTGATAGAGATTACTCAGATATTGGAAAATTTATTAAAACAGATTTTATAAGGATTTTTATTCCTTTTTTAATTTGGAATGCATTATTAGCTTTGCTTATGACTGCTTCTGCAGGTAAACTTGGTTTTAATGTTAGTTGTGTAAATTATTTTATTTCTAAATTCATGACTCAACATTGGTATGCATGGATGTTGCTTGGTCTTTACTTATCTTTACCTATATTTGCTCCTTATGTTAGGGCAACAAAATTAAAAGGTGCAAAATATTTCCTTATTCTTGCAATATCTGCATCACTTATCTATCAATTAATAGCATATATAGGGTCTCCAACCTATTTTAATTTAACTTTCTTTATAGGTCCAGTTCTCTACATGTTCTTAGGATATTATTTAGAAAATCATAAATTTAATATAAAATCTAAATGGTTAATATTGATTGGATTTATTATATTTTTAATAACAACAATTTACATGATAAATTTTGATATATTTGTTAATGGAATTCAAAAAACAATATTTTTACATCATTACAACTTTCTCACGGAAAATTATGTAGATGTAAGTGTAGTAGCTATCTTACAGGCTACAGGAGTATTTTTAATGATAAAATATTTGAATGATCCTAAACTTCAAGATAATGTAATTCTAAAAAGAATACACAATAGTAAAAAATTTAATTTTTCAATAATAACAATTAGTAGATCATGTTATGGAGTTTATTTACTTAACCAATCATTATTGCTTATATTAACTACTTTTGTAGATATTTCATTTTTGGATAATATTGTTGGGATTGTTTTATTAACATTTATCTTAGCATTTTTATGTTGTGCTATTATTTTAGGTTTAATAGAACTTGGAGTTCCTTCTAAATATATTGGTTATGATTAA
- the lysA gene encoding diaminopimelate decarboxylase: protein MDLNIKINDKNHLDIGGADACDIAEEFGSPTYVIDENRIRDNYNRFYNAFSKYYSDFKVYYACKANTNLAVMKILESEGCCIDAVSPGEVYTAKKLGFSGNRILFTGNNVTTEELKFVADQDAVINLDSVSALKRLAEVVDPEGFKVSFRVNPMVGAGHHDHCITGGVMSKFGIMDNEAVEVYQLAEDLGFTPIGMHSHIGSGILDPEPFKLAIESTIDIAGKVHNEAGVDFEFVDFGGGVGIPYTPEENIVDIDTFAKENIALFKSKLEEHDLGNPTMYLEPGRYLVGDASVLLTRVNSVKQSYRKFLGVDSGFHTLLRPAMYDSYHHIVVANKMDAPNTQEVDIAGNVCESGDLFARDRPMPDVEEGDLLAILNAGAYGFTMSSNYNSRPKASEVLVKYGECFLTRERETFEDLFNKQTIPDYLQ, encoded by the coding sequence ATGGATTTAAATATTAAAATTAATGATAAAAACCACTTAGATATTGGTGGTGCTGATGCATGTGATATTGCAGAAGAATTTGGAAGTCCTACTTATGTTATTGATGAAAATAGGATAAGAGATAATTATAATAGGTTCTATAATGCATTTTCTAAATATTATTCTGATTTCAAAGTGTATTATGCTTGTAAAGCTAATACAAATTTAGCTGTAATGAAAATTCTTGAAAGTGAAGGATGTTGTATTGATGCAGTTTCTCCTGGCGAAGTCTATACTGCTAAAAAATTAGGATTTTCAGGAAATAGGATTTTATTCACTGGTAATAATGTAACTACTGAAGAGTTAAAATTTGTAGCTGATCAAGATGCAGTAATTAATTTAGATTCAGTTTCTGCTTTAAAAAGATTGGCTGAAGTAGTTGATCCTGAAGGATTTAAAGTATCATTTAGAGTAAATCCAATGGTTGGTGCAGGTCACCATGATCATTGTATTACTGGTGGGGTAATGAGTAAATTTGGTATTATGGATAATGAAGCTGTGGAAGTTTATCAGCTTGCTGAAGATTTAGGTTTTACTCCAATTGGTATGCATTCTCATATTGGTTCAGGAATTTTAGACCCAGAACCATTTAAATTAGCTATTGAATCAACAATAGATATTGCAGGAAAAGTACATAATGAAGCTGGTGTTGACTTTGAATTTGTTGATTTTGGTGGGGGTGTGGGAATTCCATACACTCCAGAAGAAAACATTGTAGATATTGATACTTTTGCAAAAGAAAATATTGCATTATTTAAATCTAAATTAGAAGAACATGATTTAGGAAATCCAACAATGTATCTTGAACCTGGAAGATATTTAGTAGGAGATGCAAGTGTACTTTTAACTCGTGTAAATAGTGTAAAACAAAGTTATAGAAAATTTTTAGGTGTGGATTCTGGATTCCATACTTTACTTAGGCCAGCAATGTATGATTCTTATCATCATATTGTTGTAGCTAATAAAATGGATGCACCAAACACTCAAGAAGTAGATATTGCGGGAAATGTTTGTGAATCTGGAGATTTATTTGCAAGAGATAGACCAATGCCTGATGTTGAGGAAGGAGATTTATTAGCTATTCTTAATGCAGGAGCATATGGATTTACCATGTCTTCAAATTACAATTCCAGACCAAAAGCATCAGAAGTCCTTGTTAAATATGGGGAATGCTTCTTAACCCGTGAAAGAGAAACATTTGAAGATTTATTCAATAAACAAACAATTCCTGATTACTTGCAATAG
- the dapF gene encoding diaminopimelate epimerase, whose product MDLKGLKFSKMHGIGNDFPIIDESKGEVIPEEEKCEACRFLCHRHFGVGGDGVLFVTPSNVADIGYRMFNPDGSEAEMCGNGIRCFADFVYRKGILKQEKMTVETKSGIKTIEITLKNDEPVLFKVDMGTSTFKTPEIPMTSDKDEFLDSPLEVLDETFNVTAISVGNPHAIIFVNNVDEIDINKYGPAIETHEVFPEKINVHFVEVISKNEGKMITWERGAGVTLACGTGATSTAISGFKLGLFDKEVLLHLPGGDLKFNVYEKDDELGALMEGPAKLVFDGEIQ is encoded by the coding sequence ATGGATTTAAAAGGATTGAAATTTTCTAAAATGCATGGGATTGGTAATGATTTCCCAATAATTGATGAAAGTAAAGGTGAAGTCATACCTGAAGAAGAAAAATGTGAAGCATGTAGATTTTTATGTCATAGGCATTTTGGTGTTGGTGGAGATGGAGTATTATTTGTAACTCCTTCTAATGTAGCAGATATTGGATATAGGATGTTTAATCCTGATGGAAGCGAAGCTGAAATGTGTGGAAATGGTATTAGATGTTTTGCAGACTTTGTATATAGAAAAGGTATTTTAAAACAGGAAAAAATGACCGTTGAAACAAAATCTGGAATTAAAACTATAGAAATTACATTAAAAAATGATGAACCAGTATTATTTAAAGTAGATATGGGAACATCTACATTTAAGACTCCTGAAATTCCTATGACTTCTGATAAAGATGAATTCTTAGATTCTCCATTAGAAGTATTAGATGAAACATTTAATGTAACTGCTATTAGTGTTGGAAACCCTCATGCAATCATATTTGTAAATAATGTTGATGAAATTGACATAAATAAATATGGTCCAGCTATTGAGACTCATGAAGTTTTCCCTGAAAAAATTAATGTCCATTTTGTTGAAGTAATTTCTAAAAATGAAGGAAAAATGATTACTTGGGAACGTGGTGCTGGAGTTACATTAGCTTGTGGTACTGGAGCTACTTCAACAGCTATTTCTGGATTTAAGTTAGGCCTGTTTGATAAGGAAGTATTATTACATCTTCCTGGAGGAGACTTAAAATTTAATGTATATGAAAAAGATGATGAGTTAGGAGCTTTAATGGAAGGTCCTGCTAAATTAGTCTTTGATGGAGAAATTCAATAA
- a CDS encoding HemK2/MTQ2 family protein methyltransferase, whose protein sequence is MDNFIIDTAETVYTPAEDSYMLAENLLIKNGQSVLEIGTGSGIVAMYASKLTNKVTATDINYDAIELASKNFKANNIENIELLFGNLFEPVKNRKFDVILFNTPYLPTENDEVLDDNLNYAFDGGLDGRKVIDLFLDEVKNHLNDGGIVQLIQSSLSDNDKTLDILDNQGFVSEIAVSEHFFFEDIVLINGYL, encoded by the coding sequence ATGGATAATTTTATAATAGATACTGCAGAAACTGTTTATACCCCAGCTGAAGACAGTTATATGCTAGCTGAAAATCTTTTAATAAAAAATGGTCAAAGTGTTCTTGAAATTGGAACTGGATCTGGAATAGTGGCAATGTATGCTTCAAAATTAACTAATAAAGTTACAGCTACAGATATTAACTATGATGCAATTGAATTAGCTAGTAAAAATTTTAAAGCTAATAATATTGAAAATATTGAATTATTGTTTGGTAATCTATTTGAACCTGTAAAAAATAGAAAGTTTGATGTAATTTTATTTAATACTCCATATCTACCTACTGAAAATGATGAAGTTCTTGATGACAACTTAAATTATGCATTTGATGGTGGATTAGATGGTAGAAAAGTAATTGATCTTTTTTTAGATGAAGTGAAAAATCACTTAAATGATGGTGGAATCGTCCAACTGATTCAATCTTCACTTTCAGACAATGATAAAACTTTAGATATTCTTGACAATCAAGGTTTTGTTAGTGAAATAGCCGTTAGTGAACATTTCTTTTTTGAAGATATTGTATTAATTAATGGTTATTTATAA
- the rsmA gene encoding 16S rRNA (adenine(1518)-N(6)/adenine(1519)-N(6))-dimethyltransferase RsmA, giving the protein MNSDNSSSLSKTTKAILKEHGITLNKNLGQNYLIDRNKRDQIISFGNLTKKDIVLEIGPGIGTLTIELAKRAKKVIAIEQDSNICQILEERLKNENIDNVELINDDALNVEFPKFNKIIANLPYQISSPITFKFLNYDFQLAILMYQKEFASRMNGKVGTKDYSRLSAMLYFKCDVETLTNVSAESFIPKPKVDSSVVKLTPKISELTQINEDDFKIYSKYVQALFQHRNKKVKNALIDSRHIITDLDKKEIKNKLNSINQKKIEEYLSKRITTITPEEILYLSLKLNSILQE; this is encoded by the coding sequence TTGAATAGTGACAATTCCTCTTCATTATCAAAAACAACAAAAGCTATTCTTAAAGAACATGGAATAACTTTAAACAAAAATCTTGGACAAAACTATTTAATAGATAGAAATAAACGAGATCAAATTATCAGTTTTGGTAACCTTACAAAAAAGGACATTGTATTAGAAATAGGTCCTGGAATTGGAACATTAACAATTGAACTTGCTAAAAGAGCTAAAAAAGTAATAGCTATTGAACAAGACTCTAATATTTGCCAAATATTAGAAGAACGGTTAAAAAATGAAAATATAGATAACGTAGAATTAATTAACGATGATGCATTAAATGTAGAATTCCCTAAATTTAATAAAATCATTGCAAATCTACCTTATCAAATTTCATCACCAATTACATTTAAATTTTTAAATTATGATTTCCAATTAGCCATTTTAATGTATCAAAAAGAGTTTGCATCAAGAATGAATGGTAAAGTAGGAACTAAAGATTACTCTAGGCTTTCTGCCATGTTATATTTTAAATGTGATGTTGAAACATTAACTAATGTAAGTGCTGAAAGTTTTATTCCAAAACCAAAAGTTGATTCAAGTGTTGTCAAATTAACTCCAAAAATTTCTGAGTTAACCCAAATAAATGAAGATGATTTTAAAATTTATTCAAAATACGTTCAAGCATTGTTCCAACACAGAAATAAAAAAGTTAAAAATGCTTTAATTGATTCTAGGCATATTATTACAGATTTAGATAAAAAAGAAATAAAAAATAAATTAAATTCAATTAATCAAAAGAAAATTGAAGAATATTTATCTAAACGAATAACAACCATAACCCCTGAAGAAATACTTTATCTTTCATTAAAATTAAATTCTATTTTACAGGAGTAA
- a CDS encoding DUF655 domain-containing protein: METKNKKNKIPSATEDNAVILDYLSLGYVNSDMSKFKGKAIAQAIGTEYFTLLELVPKKGVDLEIQDTVYIGKGKRDKIYKILGKLNYENLTATSRIELEYAIREIVKSNEEKYVEFFNTAGAISTRLHKLELIPGIGKKYMWEIVEARKEKPFESFEDITNRVPSLNDPAEMIVNRVIQELDTTTAKKGKKKYYLFTPIPKAPKKHRRNHRSNRNQRK; the protein is encoded by the coding sequence ATGGAAACAAAAAATAAAAAAAATAAAATACCTTCAGCAACTGAAGACAATGCTGTTATATTAGATTATCTTAGTTTAGGTTATGTAAACTCAGATATGTCTAAATTTAAGGGAAAAGCTATTGCTCAAGCTATTGGTACTGAGTATTTCACTTTACTAGAATTAGTTCCTAAAAAAGGAGTTGATTTAGAAATTCAAGATACTGTATATATTGGAAAAGGAAAAAGAGATAAAATATACAAAATTCTTGGAAAATTAAACTATGAAAACTTAACTGCAACTAGTAGAATTGAGTTAGAATATGCTATACGTGAAATAGTCAAATCAAACGAAGAAAAATATGTAGAATTCTTCAACACTGCTGGTGCAATTAGTACCAGACTTCACAAATTAGAATTGATTCCAGGTATTGGTAAAAAATACATGTGGGAAATCGTTGAAGCTAGAAAAGAAAAACCATTTGAAAGCTTTGAAGACATAACAAACAGAGTTCCTTCATTAAATGATCCTGCTGAAATGATTGTAAATAGAGTAATACAGGAACTTGATACAACAACAGCAAAAAAAGGTAAGAAAAAATATTATTTATTTACACCAATTCCAAAAGCTCCAAAAAAACACAGAAGGAATCATAGAAGTAATAGAAATCAAAGAAAGTAA
- a CDS encoding RNA polymerase Rpb4 family protein has product MIGKKIIESEPIQSVKVKEALEKFSQENELNYEQNITLNHLSRFKRYSIEDSDKIISELEDKVGLRHKVAVRIVDLIPQDLSDLRLIFAKEAAHIEKEQMEDILEILNQYDIIE; this is encoded by the coding sequence ATGATTGGGAAAAAAATAATTGAGAGCGAACCAATTCAAAGTGTAAAAGTTAAAGAAGCTCTCGAAAAATTTTCACAAGAAAATGAATTAAACTACGAACAAAATATTACTTTAAATCACCTTTCAAGATTTAAAAGATATTCTATTGAAGACAGTGACAAAATAATATCAGAACTTGAAGATAAAGTTGGTTTAAGACATAAAGTTGCAGTTCGTATTGTTGATTTAATTCCACAAGATTTATCTGATTTAAGATTAATATTTGCTAAAGAAGCTGCACATATTGAAAAAGAGCAAATGGAAGATATTCTTGAAATATTAAATCAATATGACATCATTGAATAG
- a CDS encoding 50S ribosomal protein L21e gives MQRSRGFRSKSRRKMTKVVREGRSNPITNRLQKFNEGDLVHITINPSIQKGQPHPRFHGKTGKITDKKGKAYIVSLNDGNKAKELIIRPDHLKLQKNE, from the coding sequence ATGCAAAGATCTAGAGGATTTAGAAGTAAATCAAGAAGAAAAATGACAAAAGTAGTAAGAGAAGGTAGGTCTAACCCAATCACTAACAGACTCCAAAAATTCAACGAAGGAGACTTAGTTCACATTACTATTAACCCAAGTATCCAAAAAGGTCAACCACACCCAAGGTTCCATGGAAAAACTGGTAAAATCACTGATAAAAAAGGAAAAGCATACATTGTTTCATTAAATGATGGAAACAAAGCAAAAGAATTAATTATCAGACCTGATCACTTAAAATTACAAAAAAATGAATAA
- a CDS encoding queuosine precursor transporter: MLITIFCVAFITTNIVTIKILDLGFWGLTVPCGVIIYPVVFILTSVIADTYGESTAQKTILFGVVCNLLFVVVSTIALMLPAATFWEGQDSFAYIFSQTPRMLISSFISYIIGNFVNAKLTSILKEKSEDGNVGYKSIGAIAIGEIIDNTIFISLAFAFTVSWTNIAIMILVHFTIMFIWTFIAQPITVKVTKWAKQDAPITA, encoded by the coding sequence ATGTTAATTACAATATTTTGTGTAGCTTTCATTACAACAAATATTGTTACTATAAAAATATTAGATTTAGGTTTCTGGGGACTTACAGTTCCTTGTGGAGTAATAATCTATCCAGTAGTCTTTATTCTCACATCAGTAATAGCTGATACATATGGAGAATCAACTGCTCAAAAAACTATTCTTTTTGGTGTAGTCTGTAACTTACTTTTTGTTGTTGTTTCAACAATCGCATTAATGTTACCTGCAGCCACTTTCTGGGAAGGGCAAGATAGTTTTGCATATATATTCTCACAAACTCCAAGAATGTTAATTTCATCATTTATCTCATATATTATTGGTAACTTTGTAAATGCTAAATTAACTAGTATACTTAAAGAAAAATCAGAAGACGGAAATGTAGGATATAAATCTATTGGAGCTATTGCAATTGGTGAAATAATAGATAACACAATATTCATATCATTAGCATTTGCATTTACAGTAAGTTGGACAAATATAGCAATAATGATTCTTGTTCATTTCACAATAATGTTTATTTGGACATTCATAGCTCAACCAATTACAGTTAAAGTTACTAAATGGGCTAAACAAGATGCACCAATAACTGCCTAA